The Rhodocytophaga rosea genome has a segment encoding these proteins:
- a CDS encoding putative LPS assembly protein LptD: MLSSSAQAQIGNRRNRLPNRDSLAVRQDTVKVSADTLRQTGDIETTINYTAKDSIITDVASQITKLYTDAKVTYGEITLEAAYMEVDMRNNQVYAKGVPDSTGKDMGTPKFKNGQEEYEAKEIRYNFKTKRGVIGQVVTQQGEGFIHGTTVKKDPENNMYVGNGLYTTCNLQHPHFHIKANKIKVVHEKQVVTGPFNLVINDVPTPLGFAFGVFPFIKKKPNGTSGIIFPVYGEEPRERGFFLRNGGYYWAMSERMNMSFLGEIYSRGGWGLNLQSQYRQIYRYGGNLDLRYNRRRAGDEGFQSIAEDFWITWSHTPENRGGTGRFSASVNAGTSKYNQRNAYVSGGTQDLSRQITPVFNSNISYSNQAFKGAVTYGVNFRHDMNTQTGIMNLTLPDINLAVTRIYPFKRQNSTKKAWYETIGFSYNFNGSNRLTNTPQTLASSFSGLKIANASKQSSDIVAFNPSNLDELLRRAQIGARHSIPISMSLKLFKYFSVNPSFSYNETWYPQKLTYTYLAPEIPQDGEGFVRIDTSRGFHRSYSYTASTGLTTNIYGMFYFKNKNRRLEAIRHRMIPSVSLSYAPDFSRDRYGFYQNLQLRRSYENNPQYSFPYNLDPLNNPQYFSPISRFASGQFSPPGIGESGNIGFSLNNTFEAKLRPKSDSAGAKSEKVSILDNFNISSSYNLAADSLNLSPFNISARTKILKTDVNFGMVVDPYLTQMVQLDNGQKVARKVNEFAWNNGKGLGQITSANMYFSKSFSPGSDKKKKTDADTDTETTTDDERSTEEQDAIKQINANRDKYVDFNIPWTLSFSYSLNYSKRGFEKAVVSQTLSFNGDLKLTEKWKIAINSGYDFVGGGIINTTSINIHRDLHCWEMVASWIPFGPYQSYTFDIRVRASLLQDLKLSRRRTWSDRTTTN; encoded by the coding sequence ATGCTTAGCTCTTCAGCACAGGCGCAAATTGGTAATCGCCGGAATAGACTTCCTAACCGGGATAGTTTAGCCGTGCGCCAGGATACAGTAAAGGTAAGTGCTGATACTCTTCGCCAGACCGGTGATATTGAAACCACCATTAACTATACAGCCAAAGATTCGATTATCACCGATGTAGCCAGCCAGATTACCAAATTATATACCGATGCAAAAGTTACTTATGGGGAAATCACCCTGGAAGCGGCGTATATGGAAGTAGACATGCGGAATAATCAGGTGTATGCGAAAGGTGTACCGGATTCTACAGGTAAAGATATGGGGACACCAAAGTTTAAAAATGGCCAGGAAGAGTATGAAGCCAAAGAGATCCGGTATAATTTCAAAACCAAACGCGGAGTGATTGGCCAGGTGGTTACTCAACAGGGAGAAGGATTTATTCATGGAACAACCGTAAAAAAAGACCCTGAGAACAATATGTATGTGGGCAATGGCCTATATACAACCTGTAATTTGCAACATCCTCATTTTCATATAAAAGCCAATAAAATTAAAGTAGTACATGAAAAACAAGTTGTAACCGGGCCTTTCAATCTGGTGATTAATGATGTGCCTACACCGCTTGGATTTGCTTTTGGTGTTTTCCCCTTTATTAAGAAAAAGCCAAATGGAACCTCGGGAATTATTTTTCCGGTGTATGGGGAAGAACCCCGGGAAAGAGGATTTTTCCTTCGCAATGGAGGATATTACTGGGCCATGAGTGAGAGAATGAACATGAGTTTTCTGGGAGAAATTTATTCCAGAGGTGGCTGGGGATTAAATCTGCAATCGCAATACAGGCAAATATACAGATATGGTGGAAATCTGGATTTGCGTTATAACCGGCGTAGAGCGGGAGACGAAGGTTTTCAGTCTATTGCAGAAGATTTCTGGATTACCTGGTCTCACACACCTGAGAACAGAGGGGGCACCGGACGGTTTTCTGCCAGTGTTAATGCAGGTACTTCCAAGTATAACCAGCGGAATGCGTATGTAAGTGGTGGTACACAGGATTTGAGCCGCCAGATTACGCCGGTGTTTAATTCCAATATATCTTATTCCAATCAGGCATTCAAAGGGGCAGTTACCTATGGGGTTAATTTCCGCCATGATATGAATACCCAGACTGGTATTATGAACCTGACACTTCCGGATATAAATCTGGCTGTAACCCGTATTTACCCCTTTAAACGGCAGAATAGCACTAAAAAAGCCTGGTATGAAACGATTGGATTCTCCTATAACTTCAACGGAAGCAACCGCCTGACTAATACTCCTCAAACACTGGCATCAAGTTTTTCAGGATTGAAAATAGCCAATGCTTCCAAACAAAGCTCCGATATAGTTGCTTTTAACCCCTCCAATTTAGACGAACTTTTGCGAAGGGCACAAATTGGAGCAAGGCATAGCATTCCGATATCTATGAGTTTGAAGCTATTTAAATACTTTAGCGTAAACCCAAGCTTTAGTTATAATGAAACATGGTATCCGCAAAAATTGACATATACCTATCTGGCTCCAGAGATACCACAAGACGGAGAAGGTTTTGTACGAATTGATACTTCCCGTGGATTCCACAGAAGTTATTCTTACACTGCAAGCACTGGCCTGACGACCAATATTTACGGAATGTTTTATTTTAAAAATAAAAACAGACGCTTGGAAGCAATCCGTCACCGGATGATTCCATCTGTAAGTTTAAGTTATGCGCCTGATTTTTCGAGAGACAGGTATGGGTTTTACCAGAACTTACAGTTAAGAAGATCCTATGAAAATAATCCACAATATTCCTTTCCTTATAACCTTGACCCTTTAAATAATCCGCAATATTTTAGTCCCATCTCACGGTTTGCCAGTGGACAGTTTAGTCCGCCGGGAATAGGTGAATCTGGTAATATTGGTTTTTCCCTCAATAATACATTTGAAGCCAAATTAAGACCTAAATCTGATTCGGCAGGTGCAAAATCAGAAAAAGTATCTATTCTCGATAATTTTAATATTAGTTCGAGTTATAATCTGGCAGCTGATTCATTGAATTTATCCCCTTTTAATATATCCGCCCGTACCAAAATCCTGAAAACAGATGTAAACTTTGGAATGGTTGTAGACCCTTACCTGACTCAAATGGTTCAACTTGACAATGGCCAAAAAGTGGCCAGAAAAGTAAATGAATTTGCCTGGAATAATGGAAAAGGATTAGGTCAGATCACCTCAGCTAATATGTATTTTAGTAAGAGTTTTAGTCCGGGTAGTGACAAGAAGAAAAAAACGGATGCTGATACGGACACTGAAACTACTACCGATGATGAACGGTCAACAGAGGAACAAGATGCCATTAAGCAAATCAATGCCAACCGGGATAAGTATGTCGATTTCAATATTCCATGGACATTAAGTTTTAGTTATAGTCTGAATTACAGCAAACGGGGATTTGAAAAAGCGGTAGTAAGTCAGACACTCAGTTTTAACGGAGATCTGAAACTCACAGAAAAATGGAAAATTGCCATTAACTCCGGGTATGATTTTGTGGGCGGTGGTATTATTAATACTACTTCTATCAATATCCACCGGGATTTACATTGCTGGGAAATGGTGGCCAGCTGGATACCTTTTGGTCCTTATCAATCCTATACATTTGATATTCGTGTAAGAGCCTCCCTGCTTCAGGACCTGAAACTGAGTCGTCGCAGAACCTGGTCCGACCGTACCACTACGAATTAA
- a CDS encoding DUF6526 family protein: MLYKRGKQHYGNHKQYNLLYYFILIPVSSLFILLSATFFVQRGLVNQSWMEASYYLLAGVVAIATVILVRQQALITQKRMIRMEMRLRYFTLTGQTFNEIESQLSSNQIAALRFASDTELLSLVNITLEEHLEPVQIKKRIKRWKGDYHQV, from the coding sequence ATGCTTTATAAGAGGGGAAAGCAGCATTATGGTAACCATAAGCAATACAATTTACTCTACTATTTCATACTCATTCCGGTAAGTAGCCTGTTTATTTTACTATCAGCTACATTTTTTGTTCAAAGGGGATTAGTAAACCAATCTTGGATGGAAGCCAGTTATTACTTACTGGCAGGTGTAGTGGCAATAGCCACAGTTATACTGGTTCGCCAGCAAGCATTAATTACACAAAAAAGAATGATCCGGATGGAAATGCGCCTAAGGTATTTTACACTTACCGGCCAGACATTTAACGAAATAGAAAGTCAGCTTTCTTCGAATCAGATTGCTGCCCTGCGATTTGCCAGTGATACTGAACTCCTTTCGCTGGTTAATATAACCCTGGAAGAACACCTGGAACCAGTACAGATAAAGAAAAGAATTAAACGCTGGAAAGGCGATTATCATCAGGTGTAG
- a CDS encoding YajQ family cyclic di-GMP-binding protein, which translates to MPSFDVVSKVDAQTLDNAINTAKKEILNRFDFRDSKSSIELDKKTSIIHIISENEMRVKAIVDVIITRMVKQGLDAKSLDLSAEPYPSGATVRLDLKVKEGIDKEAAKKMVKDIKDSNLKVQASIMDDQLRITGKKIDDLQAVIAHLRKKDYGLPLQFTNMKA; encoded by the coding sequence ATGCCATCATTCGATGTAGTAAGTAAGGTAGATGCGCAGACCCTGGATAATGCCATCAATACCGCAAAAAAAGAAATTCTAAACCGCTTTGATTTCCGGGATTCCAAAAGTTCAATTGAGCTGGATAAAAAAACATCCATTATTCATATCATCTCTGAAAATGAGATGCGGGTGAAAGCAATTGTGGATGTAATTATTACCAGAATGGTAAAACAAGGATTGGATGCCAAATCCTTAGACTTAAGTGCTGAACCTTATCCTTCCGGGGCTACTGTCCGGCTTGACTTAAAGGTGAAAGAAGGAATTGATAAAGAAGCTGCCAAAAAAATGGTAAAAGACATAAAAGACAGCAATCTGAAAGTTCAGGCCTCGATTATGGATGATCAGTTAAGGATAACCGGTAAAAAAATTGATGACTTGCAGGCGGTTATTGCGCATCTTCGCAAAAAAGATTACGGCCTTCCTTTACAGTTTACCAATATGAAAGCATAA
- a CDS encoding sugar phosphate isomerase/epimerase family protein, translating to MRPNRRTFIKNMSQFAAGYSLLSVPFLTACDSKPGSTQDNADTTSTAPDTTATSSIVKPMFFKISLAEWSLHNAIQSGKLTNLDFPLKAKNDFGIDAVEYVDQLFKDKTYDQAYLNELKKRCDDNGVTSVLIMVDTAGHLADTNDAKRKQAVENHHKWVDAAKFLGCHSIRVNAAGEGSAEDVAKAAVDGLGRLTEYGAKNGINIIVENHGSYSSDGKWLSGVMKQVNKPECGTLPDFGNFCMKYANNGCEKEYDRYQGVTELMPFAKGVSAKTHEFDASGNESHIDYSRMLQIVKQAGYTGHIGIEYEGSKVSEEEGIRLTKQLLEKVGGTMA from the coding sequence ATGCGCCCCAACCGAAGAACATTTATTAAGAACATGAGTCAGTTTGCTGCCGGATATAGCCTGCTATCTGTTCCGTTTTTAACGGCTTGCGACTCGAAGCCTGGCTCTACCCAGGACAATGCAGATACAACAAGTACTGCTCCTGATACAACAGCCACCAGTTCAATTGTAAAACCTATGTTTTTTAAAATCTCCTTAGCCGAATGGTCCTTACATAATGCCATACAAAGCGGAAAGCTTACCAATCTGGATTTTCCGTTAAAAGCAAAAAATGATTTTGGTATTGATGCGGTGGAATATGTAGATCAGCTTTTCAAAGATAAAACCTATGACCAGGCTTATCTGAACGAGTTAAAAAAACGCTGCGATGATAATGGCGTAACAAGTGTGTTGATTATGGTAGATACTGCCGGGCATTTAGCTGATACCAATGATGCCAAACGCAAACAAGCGGTTGAAAATCACCATAAGTGGGTAGATGCGGCAAAATTCCTGGGATGTCACTCCATCCGGGTGAATGCAGCCGGAGAAGGTTCGGCAGAAGATGTAGCCAAAGCAGCTGTAGATGGATTGGGCCGCTTAACGGAATATGGGGCAAAAAACGGAATTAATATAATTGTAGAAAACCATGGCAGTTATTCCTCTGATGGCAAATGGCTTTCCGGGGTAATGAAACAAGTAAATAAACCAGAATGTGGCACGCTTCCGGATTTTGGTAATTTCTGCATGAAGTATGCCAATAATGGCTGCGAGAAAGAATATGACCGTTATCAGGGTGTAACAGAACTGATGCCCTTCGCCAAAGGTGTAAGTGCCAAAACACATGAATTTGATGCCAGTGGTAATGAGAGTCATATAGACTATAGCCGTATGCTTCAAATTGTAAAACAGGCCGGCTACACCGGGCATATCGGAATTGAATACGAAGGAAGTAAAGTGAGCGAGGAAGAAGGCATCCGCCTGACTAAACAATTGCTGGAAAAAGTGGGTGGAACAATGGCTTAA
- a CDS encoding LolA family protein codes for MPIFIVYLILILNFQKPLPTKITSAETLVEAMQKRYSGKWAKTITFVQYNTHYTNDTISGTSIWYEAIAYPDKFRIDFGMPSEGNAVIFANDSVYNFKTGQLKASHRQPNNLMLLAGGIYFLPKTEALQRLKDAGYDIKTFHENTWQGKPAFVVGATKGDLQKPQFWIDKDNLFLVRTLTPTPDHHLQEAQFSKHIKSAGGWIETEVLFLKDGKKEQLEEYKELKSNPSLPDGLFDPAYFGKVHWMK; via the coding sequence ATGCCTATCTTTATAGTTTATTTAATACTGATACTCAATTTCCAAAAACCATTACCCACAAAGATCACTTCTGCTGAAACCCTGGTAGAAGCTATGCAAAAACGATATTCAGGAAAATGGGCAAAAACCATTACTTTCGTTCAATATAACACGCATTATACAAATGATACCATTTCCGGAACCTCCATCTGGTATGAAGCTATCGCCTACCCGGATAAGTTCAGAATAGATTTTGGAATGCCCTCCGAAGGTAATGCCGTGATTTTCGCCAACGATTCTGTATACAATTTCAAAACTGGACAGCTTAAAGCCAGCCACAGGCAACCAAATAACTTGATGTTACTGGCTGGTGGTATTTATTTTCTTCCTAAAACGGAAGCTTTACAACGGCTAAAAGATGCCGGATATGATATTAAAACTTTCCATGAAAATACCTGGCAAGGGAAACCTGCTTTTGTGGTAGGAGCAACTAAAGGTGATCTGCAAAAACCCCAGTTCTGGATTGATAAAGACAATCTTTTTCTGGTTCGCACCCTCACTCCTACCCCAGACCATCACCTGCAGGAAGCCCAGTTCAGTAAACACATCAAATCTGCCGGAGGCTGGATAGAAACGGAAGTGTTGTTTTTAAAAGATGGTAAAAAAGAGCAACTGGAGGAATATAAAGAGTTAAAATCTAATCCTTCCTTGCCTGATGGCCTATTTGATCCCGCCTATTTTGGAAAAGTACACTGGATGAAATGA